The window TGCAAACAGCTTCTTCAGCTCCTCACGTGCAGAGCGAGTTTTCAAGACAGGTGCCATTATATAAGTCGGATCTAAGAAAAATAACAGAACACAATTGGTTAAGAGGTTATGAAACATAGAAAAGGGCTTTAAGAGTAGTGAGAGAGACCTTTAGGGGAAGCAGCCATGTAATAGAGAGAACCGGTGAGAGCAGCAGTGATGGCAGCTGCAAATGCTTGAGCAAAGGGTACAAACGGAGGCAAGATTCCTGTCTGAAAAGTTTCAATAGTATGAAGTCATAAAggaaaatgaagaagatgagaCAGAAGAGAGAGTATACCAAAGCGACCATTCCCCGAGAATCTGAGATGAGATCTGTGCCTCTTAAGAATATATCAGCTAGCGCACCCTGAAACGCAGCTCGATAGAAGAGCTCCTCTCCAATTGAACTTGCAGTAACTACTAAGataaactaaagaaaaaaaagacaaaagggCTCAATGGTACCAATTCTTTTAAAGTTTCAAATGATCCTGTTAAAGAGTTATTTCACCTGCCAAGCTGACATGCCATGGAAGAAGCCTCGAAGCTCCTCATCTTCAACATCTCTAATGGCACGAGCGTGCGGCGACACCTTCACAACTTCATCCTACAAAAGAAACAATCTCTCATTAAACACAAAACcattaaaagagagagagatgcctGCTCTTAACTTACATCAAGAATGAAGAGAAGAGCCATAATAGGTGGAGAAGCATAACCAAGACCAGCAGTAATAGCATCTAAAGAAGCATTAAAACCTCCTGTGTAATCAATCCCTGCCACTTCACATATAAACCTTCCCGCTACAGCCATCCCACAGTATATCCCTACTCATATCCCACAAACCTTAATCAAAATccacaaaagtttcaaactttttttttttttaaagttagcTTTGATCACCGAGTTGACTCACCCATTCCGTAACTCAGCCTCACAACAGCACCGACCTTATCCCAACCACTGAAGTCTCCGCCGCCGCTTCCACCCACAAACTCGCCCACCGATGTAACCTCTCCCGAAGGTCCAGCTAACTCGCCGCCGCTGAAACTTCCCACCGACGGCACAGCTAACTCGTCGTCGATCACCTCGCCGCTGCTCTGCGATGACGACGACGACGCTTTGACAGACCTCGGTTTCTCTAAAGAAAGACCATTTAACCGCGAGCTTCTCTTCCGCTGCAACTCTGATCTCGAACTCGCCGGAGAATCGAAAAGCTTTCTAAATCCACCGCTTCCACTGCACCAagacgaagacgaagaagaagagaaagcgACTCTCGTTGTACTGCATGTCAACAGAGGAAGACCCATTTAACTACACGCGATATCTCTCAGGCGAATTTATCATAATACGCCGGTGATCTCGCCGGAGAGACTCTGTTCTTAGTGAGAGAAAGAGACGGTGACCGCgcgtttttattttgtaataaatagAAAGCAAAACTCTCAACCGTCGGATGATAGACACAGAGGTTAATCCAACGGTTAATAGAAAGTGTTTAATAGAGACCACTTAAATTTTCAAAGTTCCACTTGGACTTGACCAGCTTTGACATGTCTACACGTAAGCTTTGTGTGCATTAACTAACATGGGCTTTGTTTTAAATTAATGGGCCTTAAGGCCGATGCATTCGAAACTTAATGGGCCTCATGTTTAGAATCTATCGTCTTCCTCcgacaataaatatatatatagagagagagggagCTTGAGATCGTCGTCGTCAATGGTGAATCCAGACCCTATTGGATAAAATAAAGTCTCTCCATCACCATCATGCCTTCCCAGTTGACTCCAGAAGAACGATCGGAGCTCGCGCAATCCATCGCCGAGTTCCACACCTACCACCTCGGCCCGGGGAGCTGCTCCTCCCTCCACGCGCAGCGAATCCACGCGCCTCCGGAGATCGTCTGGTCCGTCGTCCGCCGGTTCGACAAGCCGCAGACCTACAAGCACTTCATCAAGTCCTGCTCCGTCGAGGACGGGTTCGAGATGCGCGTCGGATGCACGCGCGCCGTGAACGTGATCAGCGGGCTGCCGGCGAACACGTCGACGGAGAGGCTCGACATACTGGACGACGAGAGGAGGGTGACGGGGTTCAGCATCATCGGGGGAGAGCACAGGCTGACGAACTACAAGTCGGTGACGACGGTGCACAGGTTCGAGAAGGAGAGGCGGATCTGGACGGTGGTGCTCGAGTCGTACGTCGTGGATATGCCGGAAGGGAACTCCGAGGACGATACGCGCATGTTCGCGGATACGGTGGTTAAGCTTAATCTGCAGAAGCTGGCGACTGTCACTGAGGCTATGGCTCGTAGCGCCGGCGACGGAAGCGGTGCTCAGGTGACctgattagaaaaaaaaaaaaccaaaaaagttataaatatatgggaaaatgaatttgttttttctttttcttttctaaattaCCTTTTCGGGAAATGTTTATTTACGCTGCTTAATATAAGATTCTGCTCTTTTGTCTGTTTTAACCTTATAGTTTACCTTTTGACCTTGATATCTAAAGGTTAGTTTGGACTTTTACTATTGTGGATAAGTGGGAATCTTTCCTTTTTCGGGTAAGTATATTCTTTGCTAGGCAGTCAAAATTTTCTTCACAGCAATAAAACTGTCGTAAAACCATACTAGAAAGGtaactttttttataacaaaagtaGATTATCTCAAATTAGGATTcttgtgagttttttttttggtttgttaaaACTTTATGAAAGTATCGTAATAGGATTTATCACGTGTATTTTCTTTGTTTGGGTAAAAGATTGATATTCACGTTAATTTTGTTGTATTCTATACTTTATCCGTGTTAGATTAAATGTCATTTTGCTTTTCAGTTTCTTGTTTTGAATGTTGTGTAAATTAATACTAACAAATAGTATAAAAtagaacaaaatatcaaaattatctAGTATGGTCTTCCAATGTCATAAAGAGTATTTTTTGTTCACATTTGTTTTAGATATCAGTTTTGGCACGAGACAAATTAATACAGTTCAGTCATGTGAAAATTGTCAACAGATAAGATACAGCGTAGTCATGACTTAGTCGATTTGTAAAACGATTGTGTAGCCATTTAATAACCGAACCTAAAAGAAGGAGATATGAAACCACGATAAACCAATATAGGAAGTGTATTTACGATGATggactctctctctttctcattcGAGTTTCAGTAAAGGATTAAAAGTGCGTGCCGTTTTACAGCGTTGTGATTACTCCATATTCGGCCCACCTTCACACCCATTTTATATTAGTGTCAGCCTGTGTCCCCACTTGAATATATCCCATCCTTTGTcgtttttcctttctttttgttataaaatcTGTTGTGGCCGATCCATTATGAGACGGCGATTACAACTTTTATTATAGTCAAATCATCAATATCTTTATGAATCCTTTAAGCAcacaatatttatataaatagtaCAAATTTATCCCTAAAACGAAAAGTGAATTAGTTGAACATGATACatagttttaaagttttttttttacaaatttgagaTTTCTCGAAAAAAAGACTTTATATCTCTTGTCTTTCTTATTGGTATCATCAATAAGAATACTCTTTTTTGGGACAACAATCAAATactcaaatattatttttacacaTACATATCATCAAATTTGGCTGGATCGAGACAGAGTAAGAAACTGAGAAAccacttttgttttctttctatttGCATACTTTGAAAATCGATTTCTTCTAATTAAGGCAAAGGTGATGCTGGTGCAACTTGCCAACTTGATAAATTTTCGCAAGTAGCCAACTTGGTTACTAAACGACACGACATAAAGGAAATCGAAATTTAATGTATTTCACCCAGAAGTAAAATGGAGGCagcaatttattattttcgcagaaaaaaacaaaagtatgattttttttactcCATGTACTTGATCTCGAAGTTGATGATGATGAGCCAATTGGAAGATCGATATGTTTTAGCACGCACTCAGCTACTTTAATGATTAAGATTGTTAACGTCAAATCTGTCTGTTTCATTTTTCTTAAGTCGTGAAAGAGATCTATGTAATTAATTATTGTTTCGTCCTTTCcataaagttacatattttttaaaaatatttatttcaaaaaagtttaattttatatttttaataaatattctatTAACTGAttacaaacttcaaaaaaaattaattgtacttattagattttattgatttaaaattatgaaaaaaaattattaaaattatataaatttaatgtgttttattaaaatatatgaaaaatctaaaatatataatattttgaaacgaAAGAATATTAATAGAACTGAAATAATATTTTGGGGGAAGCGAGGAGTGATAAACCTATAGCAAAATAAGTTTAATTTAGCCTATGAATAATAGGTTTAGTTGgtgtttcaaaattttcaaaaaaaatttcaaaaatttagccTATagcaaaatttattttcaaaaaaaaaaagggtttaaTTTAGCCTATGAATAATCGTTACTTACTCCAAATCTTAGTTCTACATTCATTGGTGTTTAGAACACATACAACCATGCCGTTCTAGTACGTT of the Brassica rapa cultivar Chiifu-401-42 chromosome A03, CAAS_Brap_v3.01, whole genome shotgun sequence genome contains:
- the LOC103860948 gene encoding uncharacterized protein LOC103860948, with protein sequence MGLPLLTCSTTRVAFSSSSSSSWCSGSGGFRKLFDSPASSRSELQRKRSSRLNGLSLEKPRSVKASSSSSQSSGEVIDDELAVPSVGSFSGGELAGPSGEVTSVGEFVGGSGGGDFSGWDKVGAVVRLSYGMGIYCGMAVAGRFICEVAGIDYTGGFNASLDAITAGLGYASPPIMALLFILDDEVVKVSPHARAIRDVEDEELRGFFHGMSAWQFILVVTASSIGEELFYRAAFQGALADIFLRGTDLISDSRGMVALTGILPPFVPFAQAFAAAITAALTGSLYYMAASPKDPTYIMAPVLKTRSAREELKKLFAAWYERRQMKKIYSPLLEGLLGLYLGFEWIQTNNLLAPIITHGIYSAVVLGNGLWKLHHHQQRLRLRVQKLETEGDNNSR
- the LOC103860950 gene encoding abscisic acid receptor PYR1, whose amino-acid sequence is MPSQLTPEERSELAQSIAEFHTYHLGPGSCSSLHAQRIHAPPEIVWSVVRRFDKPQTYKHFIKSCSVEDGFEMRVGCTRAVNVISGLPANTSTERLDILDDERRVTGFSIIGGEHRLTNYKSVTTVHRFEKERRIWTVVLESYVVDMPEGNSEDDTRMFADTVVKLNLQKLATVTEAMARSAGDGSGAQVT